From Odontesthes bonariensis isolate fOdoBon6 chromosome 21, fOdoBon6.hap1, whole genome shotgun sequence, a single genomic window includes:
- the LOC142371856 gene encoding ceramide synthase-like: protein MLALVAAGAVFFPGLFLVSKHALTRPMGWSEGDAVVVSTRLVSSLQAVMATSAGCIIASSCTDVIEDRHWLTDAYILFAAPYFVYDIYAMFLCYWHKLQVKGHEESGHRGGSMSAAVGGYLRREVLMVLHHVFMVAFCFPASLLWRRGRGDYFQGVLFLAELSTPSVCLGKVLIQYKKQHTLLHKVNGVFMLLAFFSCRVLLFPYLYYAYSRYASIPVHAVPLVAPWQCNLGAALLWPLQVYWFTLICRGALWQPRGHSNAPPSSQKDVDRTDGRTLRKRKEDKVM, encoded by the exons ATGCTGGCCCTCGTGGCTGCCGGCGCCGTCTTCTTCCCCGGACTTTTCCTCGTGTCCAAGCACGCTCTGACGCGCCCGATGGGATGGAGCGAGGGCGATGCCGTGGTGGTGTCCACGCG CCTGGTGTCGTCCCTGCAGGCCGTCATGGCCACGTCGGCCGGATGCATCATCGCTTCTTCCTGCACTGACGTGATCGAGGACAG ACACTGGCTGACCGACGCCTACATCCTGTTTGCCGCGCCTTACTTCGTCTACGACATCTACGCCATGTTCCTGTGCTACTGGCACAAGCTGCAGGTCAAAGGTCACGAGGAGTCGGGGCATCGCGGCGGCTCGATGAGCGCTGCGGTGGGGGGTTACCTGCGCAGAGAGGTCCTGATGGTGCTGCATCACGTCTTCATGGTGGCCTTCTGCTTCCCCGCTTCTCTG CTGTGGCGGCGGGGCAGAGGAGATTACTTCCAGGGCGTCCTGTTTCTGGCCGAGCTCAGCACGCCGTCCGTCTGTCTGGGGAAAGTTCTGATCCAG TATAAGAAACAACACACTCTGCTGCACAAAGTCAACGGCGTCTTCATGCTGCTCGCCTTCTTCAGCTGCCGGGTGCTGCTCTTCCCCTACCTGTACTACGCCTACAGCAG GTATGCGTCCATCCCGGTGCACGCGGTGCCCCTGGTGGCCCCGTGGCAGTGTAACCTGGGGGCCGCCCTGCTGTGGCCCCTGCAGGTCTACTGGTTCACTCTGATCTGCAGAGGAGCTCTGTGGCAGCCCAGAGGACACTCGAACGCACCGCCGTCGAGTCAGAAAGACGTCGaccggacggacggacggacgctgaggaagaggaaggaggATAAGGTCATGtga